A window of Akkermansiaceae bacterium contains these coding sequences:
- a CDS encoding family 16 glycosylhydrolase — MNLARPPQTVVRLLFRFWQSLRRLLPKSKCLTFGVQDGEKSTGIEKIYVINLDREPGRWSAMKKELKHISDSSGVEILSLTERHVAVDAQKFSQTPPKDADVDPFYTLGDQLFVEPQPLTLPNRLELTAPIRMSRAEVAIARSHIDVWRKIAAGTHEFVLILEDDVWFRARFTKCLDQAWTELMAERDKRGNFDVLYVSYLEVKHGAPKSFLSSNVFRPVRGLWHLSGYVLSRDGARKLLRLLPCRGPIDLWINQQFEVLDVCALKRSLISQRRDAKSTNSYSILPALTTIGAITSEGASLFNAQPVEGPVFVFGTEGSGISSLAMALSMLGYRCCSDLRTIPTSELEGLLEGREDRVFDAYANIGSLVTCVGELRNVYPKAKFILTLANGMTLDDISPSVEHDLSGADYAVIHPDEQNRWRVICEHLRCAPPTCSFPVLNDVGQRLILEDSNKADKPKKLKCPKRDTSPWVVESNERWQGISAVSTDDEQLDANNYTRINDDLACFDAKRWHLRNDTFTDNLALFRPSNVTFRPGIGAALLVKGEPLGVRDYSAASLCSRERYLFGRFEATLQASNVPGVVTGFFLHRNSPRQEIDIEIAGNRPNHLLVNVFYNPGGEGANYDYGYRGAPSYIELGFDASRASHRFAIEWSPNEIRWFVDDKLVHRRVIWDPTPIPHLPMKLHVNCWPSRSVKLAGRINKRRFPATTTVGSIRLEANAVNHEPKFADRHRVS; from the coding sequence ATGAACTTGGCACGTCCTCCACAAACAGTTGTCAGACTTTTGTTCCGTTTCTGGCAGTCACTTCGGAGGCTTTTGCCGAAGAGCAAATGCCTCACATTCGGTGTCCAAGATGGTGAAAAAAGTACAGGCATTGAAAAAATCTATGTCATCAACCTAGACCGAGAACCAGGTCGCTGGTCTGCGATGAAGAAGGAGCTAAAACACATATCCGATTCATCGGGAGTTGAAATCTTGAGTCTGACTGAGCGGCATGTCGCTGTTGATGCGCAGAAATTTTCGCAAACCCCACCAAAGGATGCGGACGTTGATCCATTTTATACGCTTGGAGATCAGCTATTCGTAGAACCTCAACCACTGACTCTACCTAACCGCCTCGAGCTGACTGCTCCAATTCGGATGAGTCGAGCAGAGGTTGCAATCGCACGATCACATATTGATGTTTGGAGAAAGATTGCAGCAGGCACTCATGAATTCGTACTTATTCTCGAAGATGACGTATGGTTTCGTGCCAGGTTTACAAAATGTCTGGATCAGGCGTGGACTGAACTCATGGCCGAGAGAGACAAGAGGGGTAACTTTGACGTTCTGTATGTGTCGTATCTCGAAGTGAAGCACGGTGCCCCAAAATCCTTTCTTTCAAGTAATGTATTCCGCCCGGTGCGTGGGCTCTGGCATCTTTCAGGATATGTTCTTTCCCGTGACGGTGCCAGGAAACTCCTGCGGTTGCTTCCTTGTCGTGGCCCTATAGATCTTTGGATTAATCAGCAATTTGAGGTTCTGGACGTATGTGCGCTTAAGCGGTCACTTATTAGTCAACGGCGCGATGCAAAATCTACCAACTCATATTCAATACTTCCTGCTTTAACTACAATTGGTGCGATCACGAGTGAAGGTGCATCCTTGTTCAACGCCCAACCAGTTGAGGGTCCTGTGTTTGTATTTGGAACAGAAGGCTCCGGCATATCATCGCTCGCAATGGCTCTGTCCATGTTAGGGTATAGATGCTGCAGTGATCTCCGGACAATACCAACTTCCGAGCTAGAAGGGCTTCTTGAGGGAAGGGAGGATCGGGTTTTTGATGCCTATGCAAACATAGGGTCTTTGGTCACTTGTGTCGGTGAGCTCCGAAATGTCTACCCGAAGGCAAAGTTTATTCTTACCTTAGCCAATGGAATGACTTTGGATGATATTTCTCCCAGTGTTGAACATGACCTCAGCGGTGCAGATTACGCTGTAATTCATCCTGATGAGCAGAATAGATGGCGCGTAATATGCGAACACCTCAGATGTGCGCCGCCTACCTGTTCATTTCCTGTTCTGAATGACGTTGGGCAAAGACTGATTCTCGAAGATTCGAATAAAGCGGATAAGCCCAAAAAACTCAAATGCCCTAAGCGTGATACTTCCCCATGGGTAGTAGAATCAAATGAGCGGTGGCAAGGTATAAGTGCGGTCTCGACAGATGATGAACAGTTGGACGCTAATAATTACACCAGAATCAATGATGATTTAGCATGTTTTGATGCGAAACGCTGGCACCTGAGAAATGATACATTCACAGATAATTTGGCATTGTTTCGTCCCTCAAACGTCACATTCAGGCCTGGAATTGGTGCTGCGCTTTTAGTTAAAGGTGAGCCCCTGGGCGTTCGTGATTACTCAGCCGCTTCATTATGCAGTCGTGAACGATATTTGTTTGGGAGATTTGAAGCAACCTTACAAGCATCAAATGTGCCTGGGGTTGTCACGGGGTTCTTTCTACACCGCAACTCTCCAAGACAGGAAATAGATATCGAGATCGCGGGTAATCGTCCAAATCACCTGTTAGTCAATGTATTCTACAACCCGGGGGGCGAAGGGGCAAACTATGACTACGGTTATAGAGGTGCACCAAGTTATATTGAGTTAGGGTTTGACGCATCCAGAGCAAGTCATCGTTTTGCCATTGAATGGAGTCCGAATGAGATTCGCTGGTTTGTAGACGATAAACTTGTTCATAGGCGTGTAATCTGGGACCCTACACCAATCCCTCATCTCCCAATGAAACTTCATGTTAACTGTTGGCCTTCTCGCTCCGTCAAACTTGCCGGGCGGATCAATAAACGGCGGTTTCCTGCGACTACGACAGTAGGATCGATCCGTCTTGAGGCGAACGCTGTTAATCATGAACCCAAGTTTGCTGATCGGCATCGGGTGAGTTAG
- a CDS encoding TolC family protein, producing MRLFALSSSIIIIALSGCQTSSSVSNGSSRSNDLPLTRTQATNYGIASSAGVEQLVSQALKHHPSLAAARQKIIRLQAKIPQAQALPDPKARISAGSLAQTAAGQVDAVAGVEQAIPFPGKRRAKANAAQKEADAAKAELENLKLRVAERVRFAFWDYYLAHQNQRISRESKEVLQTIQEIVQARVKANQGTQADLLRISTEISKVDQQLIAARQQTSSAKATLNALLNRPSHSSLPYPKRSSVPSSGNLNSLIARAESAHPSVKAGQARLTAFQHRLRNAKLDAYPDFLIGAQHSWVSDSGLSPVADGRDQTMFTLGMTIPLWQKPRKARVAEANAGIAEMQAGVASSRAELRQRVEDAWFRAKSSREMITLFDNRLLPDAQQAHELALQSYSAGKQSFVDVLDTWRLLLKFQLQQEGNRASLGKASASLKSAAAIR from the coding sequence ATGAGACTCTTCGCTCTATCTTCAAGCATCATCATCATCGCCCTGTCAGGGTGCCAGACGTCTAGCTCTGTCAGCAACGGGTCTTCGCGTTCCAACGATTTGCCGCTGACTCGCACACAAGCCACCAACTACGGCATTGCGTCCAGTGCAGGAGTCGAGCAACTCGTCTCTCAAGCTCTGAAACACCATCCATCGCTTGCCGCAGCTCGACAGAAAATCATACGACTCCAAGCCAAGATCCCGCAAGCTCAGGCATTACCCGATCCCAAGGCTAGAATCAGTGCAGGCAGTTTAGCTCAAACCGCCGCAGGCCAAGTAGATGCCGTTGCCGGCGTCGAACAAGCCATCCCTTTTCCCGGTAAACGACGAGCCAAAGCAAACGCGGCTCAAAAAGAAGCTGATGCAGCCAAAGCTGAATTAGAAAATCTAAAACTCCGTGTCGCAGAGCGCGTTCGTTTTGCATTCTGGGATTACTATCTTGCCCATCAAAACCAACGTATAAGCCGAGAGAGTAAAGAGGTGCTACAAACCATACAAGAGATCGTCCAGGCGCGGGTCAAAGCCAACCAAGGAACTCAAGCCGACCTACTCAGAATTTCCACAGAGATTAGCAAGGTTGATCAACAACTCATTGCTGCGAGGCAGCAAACGAGCAGCGCCAAGGCCACGCTGAACGCCTTACTTAATCGTCCTAGCCATTCTAGCTTACCATACCCTAAACGCTCCTCCGTTCCGTCGTCCGGCAATCTTAACAGCCTCATCGCAAGAGCTGAGTCAGCTCATCCCAGCGTCAAGGCAGGTCAAGCGCGCCTCACGGCCTTCCAACATCGGCTTCGCAATGCAAAGCTCGATGCCTACCCTGATTTTCTGATTGGTGCTCAGCACTCGTGGGTTTCCGATTCAGGCCTATCGCCCGTCGCCGATGGCCGTGATCAAACCATGTTCACACTGGGGATGACCATTCCGCTTTGGCAAAAACCGCGTAAAGCCAGAGTTGCCGAGGCCAATGCTGGCATCGCAGAAATGCAGGCAGGTGTTGCCAGCTCGCGAGCCGAACTTCGCCAGCGTGTCGAGGACGCATGGTTCCGAGCCAAGTCATCACGGGAAATGATTACCCTGTTCGATAATCGCCTCCTTCCTGACGCACAACAAGCTCATGAACTTGCACTTCAATCCTACAGTGCGGGCAAACAATCATTCGTCGATGTGCTCGATACATGGCGACTGCTCCTCAAGTTTCAACTCCAACAGGAAGGCAATCGTGCCTCATTAGGAAAAGCCTCTGCATCTCTCAAAAGCGCAGCTGCTATCCGTTAA
- a CDS encoding helix-turn-helix domain-containing protein: MNRISIELLKLSGKLEDAGFAEHASELSVLAEEIAKGDRLLTVAEAAAWLGCGRRTLDQMISDRRIPAHLIGGRYRFDKMEVLKETKLQG; encoded by the coding sequence ATGAATCGAATCTCCATCGAACTGCTCAAGCTTTCCGGGAAACTGGAAGATGCTGGGTTCGCTGAGCACGCATCCGAGCTATCGGTGCTCGCAGAGGAGATTGCTAAGGGTGATCGACTCCTAACCGTTGCAGAAGCCGCTGCCTGGCTCGGTTGCGGACGCCGTACTCTTGACCAGATGATTTCTGATCGCCGTATCCCAGCCCACCTCATCGGTGGGCGGTATCGATTTGATAAGATGGAGGTTTTGAAGGAGACAAAGCTTCAGGGCTAA
- a CDS encoding proline dehydrogenase, translating into MKILSYNPGHDGAFAYLEDGHLVASIEAEKHSHYRHSPLSVPDVFSVLGELKEVPDVICRGGWWPSDALLSEQHLLAGYHGIQKSDIIVGQKRLLGKKVEYFSSSHERSHLLCAFGMSNLPKGTPCYVLLWEGVIGSFYKIDAGLNVTKVADVMPEPGHRYALLYGLADPNFDTSSAEFSRFSDAGKLMALASFSKRSKPSDEERKIIEFLMQDCQHLKPHECEVLKNYRHYNVGLDDLEFRNFAGIMSDRIFDRFYQFAKANMERGMPLLITGGCGLNCDWNTKWRESNLFSEVFVPPVANDSGSAIGTAIDAQFYFTGNPKIDWDVYSGLEFIADGEFDASLFDQYETDYTMLADMLASNLILGWVNGKYEIGPRALGNRSILAAPFKDNTRVRLNEIKQREQFRPIAPVCLEEDAERWFGCNHSSPFMLYTQQVTTDELAAVTHVNGSARIQTVTSKTNNILYKLLSSFKARTGYGVLCNTSLNFNGRGFINNIADLSTYTIDHNLDGFVVSGRSYMLKSSANYQTYLNLRKR; encoded by the coding sequence ATGAAAATTCTATCATACAACCCAGGTCACGATGGTGCGTTCGCATATCTAGAGGATGGGCATTTAGTGGCATCTATTGAGGCTGAGAAACATTCTCATTATCGCCACTCTCCTCTGTCCGTTCCTGATGTGTTCAGTGTTCTCGGTGAACTCAAAGAGGTGCCTGATGTAATTTGTAGAGGAGGTTGGTGGCCTAGCGACGCACTACTATCCGAGCAGCACTTGTTAGCTGGATACCACGGAATCCAAAAAAGCGACATTATTGTTGGCCAAAAACGCCTATTGGGGAAAAAGGTTGAATACTTCTCATCATCCCATGAGCGTTCTCACCTTCTCTGTGCTTTTGGCATGTCGAATCTTCCCAAAGGTACCCCATGTTATGTATTACTTTGGGAGGGGGTGATCGGCTCATTCTATAAAATAGATGCCGGGTTGAACGTGACTAAGGTAGCTGATGTTATGCCGGAACCAGGTCATCGATACGCACTACTGTATGGTCTGGCTGACCCAAATTTTGATACTAGCAGTGCAGAGTTTTCCCGATTCTCTGATGCAGGTAAACTGATGGCTTTGGCTTCATTTTCAAAAAGAAGTAAACCCTCTGATGAAGAGCGGAAAATAATCGAGTTTCTCATGCAGGACTGTCAGCACCTCAAGCCGCATGAGTGTGAGGTATTAAAAAATTACCGCCACTATAACGTAGGGTTGGATGACCTGGAGTTCCGAAATTTCGCAGGGATTATGAGTGATAGAATATTCGATCGTTTTTATCAATTTGCCAAGGCGAACATGGAAAGAGGGATGCCGTTGTTGATTACGGGGGGGTGCGGCTTAAATTGTGACTGGAACACGAAGTGGAGAGAGAGCAACCTTTTTTCGGAAGTGTTCGTGCCGCCTGTCGCCAATGATTCAGGTTCGGCGATAGGAACGGCAATAGATGCACAGTTTTATTTCACTGGGAACCCCAAGATAGACTGGGATGTATACTCTGGTCTTGAGTTTATAGCTGATGGCGAGTTCGATGCCTCTTTGTTTGATCAGTATGAAACGGATTATACAATGCTTGCAGATATGTTGGCCAGCAACCTGATCCTTGGGTGGGTAAATGGAAAATATGAGATCGGACCGCGCGCTCTAGGAAATCGTTCGATTCTTGCTGCGCCATTTAAGGATAATACGAGAGTAAGGTTGAATGAGATTAAGCAGCGCGAACAGTTTCGTCCGATTGCCCCCGTCTGCCTCGAAGAAGATGCTGAAAGGTGGTTTGGTTGCAATCACTCGAGCCCTTTTATGCTATATACACAGCAGGTTACCACAGATGAGCTTGCTGCGGTGACACATGTGAATGGGTCGGCGCGGATTCAAACCGTGACATCTAAGACTAACAATATATTGTATAAGTTACTTAGCTCGTTCAAGGCACGCACTGGTTACGGTGTTCTATGCAATACATCACTGAATTTCAACGGAAGAGGATTTATCAATAACATAGCTGATCTATCGACGTATACGATAGATCACAATTTAGACGGCTTTGTGGTAAGTGGGCGAAGCTATATGCTGAAGTCATCAGCAAATTACCAGACGTATTTAAATTTAAGAAAGCGTTGA
- a CDS encoding RNA polymerase sigma factor, translating into MTALFQTLEKNPDSVRTPKAYAFTIVRNNANKRFRDRTRRNEVEIPEHLPETPDEDDIYQEPLVRQSFQSAYANLSTLERSLLQKYYVEKWTYEQIGSELGCSAQNAWKTIKKIVSNTLTGELRKALYQVDPDLANELFPH; encoded by the coding sequence TTGACTGCGCTGTTTCAAACTCTCGAAAAGAATCCCGACTCCGTTCGCACCCCCAAGGCTTACGCCTTCACCATTGTTCGCAACAACGCCAACAAGCGGTTTCGTGACCGCACCCGCCGCAACGAGGTGGAAATTCCCGAACATCTCCCTGAGACTCCTGATGAGGACGACATCTATCAAGAGCCCCTCGTCAGGCAGTCCTTTCAATCCGCTTATGCCAATCTATCTACTCTAGAGCGTAGTTTGCTACAAAAATACTATGTCGAGAAATGGACGTATGAGCAAATCGGATCAGAGCTAGGTTGCTCAGCTCAAAATGCCTGGAAAACCATCAAGAAAATCGTCTCGAACACCCTTACAGGAGAATTAAGAAAAGCCCTCTACCAAGTCGACCCCGACTTAGCCAACGAACTCTTTCCCCACTAA
- a CDS encoding tyrosine-type recombinase/integrase: MNGQSKTSQVPRNCPSSAHHSYKGVSRTSVIYWRERVERTKSANGKVNADYSVRIVYKARRVRFALETANRNEAASKAADIYKYLTENGWDETNTKYKSPSSLTFQKPKEATVSDLIQVSKKYATVRERTFEGYTRALRKIVADIMEVRSDKKHQLGSYTGNKDWKQAIDDTPLSEITPLKVQGWRQAYISKSGKDASAKRKATVTTNSLIRNAKGFFSKKLLPFLNEELILPTPLPFEGVQSEKTGSIRYHSKIDAPKLMRAAHLELKTEHPQAYTVFLLAFVCGMRVSEIDHLLWDSIDLDQGLLHVRSTKYHTLKSEDSEGILDLSDEMCEHLKNCVSAADDDFVIVVGENDTVFSSSKYRCQKHFNKLIEWLRSKGVKAQKPIHTLRKEVGSLVAAEQGIFAASRYLRHSNIQITAAVYLDKKNKVVPSIGIRLSA, from the coding sequence ATGAACGGACAATCCAAGACATCGCAGGTGCCACGAAACTGCCCATCATCTGCCCATCATTCTTACAAGGGCGTATCCAGAACCAGTGTCATTTACTGGCGTGAAAGAGTGGAGCGCACGAAGAGCGCGAATGGAAAAGTGAATGCGGACTACAGCGTTCGCATCGTGTACAAAGCACGTCGTGTTAGATTTGCCCTGGAGACAGCAAATAGAAATGAAGCCGCGAGTAAGGCCGCTGATATTTACAAGTATCTGACTGAGAACGGATGGGATGAGACGAACACCAAATATAAATCGCCTTCATCTCTGACATTTCAAAAACCTAAGGAGGCGACTGTGAGCGACTTGATCCAAGTCTCTAAGAAATACGCCACTGTGCGAGAACGCACCTTTGAAGGCTACACCAGAGCGCTCCGTAAAATCGTTGCGGACATCATGGAGGTGCGAAGTGATAAAAAACACCAGTTAGGTAGCTACACAGGCAATAAAGACTGGAAACAGGCTATCGACGATACCCCCTTGAGCGAAATAACTCCACTGAAAGTTCAGGGATGGCGACAAGCATACATCAGCAAATCAGGCAAAGATGCTTCTGCAAAGCGCAAGGCAACAGTGACAACCAATAGCCTCATCAGGAATGCCAAGGGATTCTTTTCAAAGAAACTATTACCATTTCTCAATGAGGAGCTAATCCTCCCTACTCCCCTGCCATTTGAAGGAGTGCAATCAGAAAAAACAGGATCAATTCGATATCACAGTAAAATTGACGCTCCCAAGCTGATGAGGGCAGCCCATCTGGAACTCAAAACCGAGCATCCCCAGGCATACACCGTTTTCCTGCTCGCCTTTGTCTGTGGCATGCGGGTTTCTGAAATAGACCATCTGTTATGGGACTCCATCGACCTGGATCAGGGATTACTCCATGTTCGCAGCACCAAATACCACACTCTCAAAAGCGAGGATTCAGAAGGCATCCTGGATTTAAGTGATGAGATGTGCGAGCATCTAAAAAATTGTGTGAGTGCCGCCGACGACGATTTTGTGATTGTCGTTGGGGAAAACGATACAGTTTTTTCCAGCTCCAAATACCGCTGTCAAAAGCATTTCAATAAGCTGATAGAGTGGCTTCGCAGTAAAGGAGTGAAAGCTCAGAAGCCCATTCACACACTTCGTAAAGAAGTCGGCTCCTTAGTCGCCGCGGAACAGGGTATTTTTGCCGCATCACGCTACCTGCGTCACTCGAATATTCAAATCACCGCTGCGGTTTATCTTGATAAGAAAAACAAAGTTGTCCCTTCTATTGGGATTCGGTTGAGTGCCTAA
- a CDS encoding efflux RND transporter periplasmic adaptor subunit, giving the protein MKIINILKPLIALVKKPITILLPITLFFAGWWLGLPAKQDNSEGASASESSQEWTCSMHPQIRQPNFGLCPICNMDLIPLEAGNSDGGLREIAVSAEAAALLDLRVSPVLRAPAQVDVKMFGKIDYDERSIVTTTARMSGRIDRLFADFTGTTVSKGDAIAEIYSPEIYMAQQELIQAVQSLTTSTTPNVRKIRTNFLTAAREKLRLLELTDQQITAIEKQQKPSDHITLTAPQDGIIVKLNAKEGQYLKTGEPLFSIARLDSVWLKMEAYESDLPWLRYAQDVSFNVEAIPGKTFHGRIAFIDPQLDPQRRIVRIRVNVANKDLLLKPGMFANAAAQSKVALHGRVLSADLAGKWISPMHPEIVKDSPGECDICGMPLVPAEKFGFVASSEPTENPILVPASAVLRTGERAIVYVRIPEKVEPVFEGREIVLGPKTGDYYIVSSGLDAGELVVTKGAYKLDSELQIKARPSMMNPDSGLEERPAKRAADQITGQWSPVLRAYGKLEQSIQQGDQAAASNHLIALHHALRRIQHSQLQPKELALWKEFSMRLDNTLTISKTRKMDRSTLAIIRDQMNKTGRYLGLSSKALPSISPDKSWITSLKATTSAYLSVSKALADDKPEEAIKAAPALASALSSLPEGDEKKTLQQALVAFQKEKEVKALRKAFKPVSDSLIRLIRQHGIDHIGNVYVIHCPMALKGQGADWLSADPQVRNPYFGDAMYDCGSVTDTLSLGKLKPKKMEPMKPGMDHSGH; this is encoded by the coding sequence ATGAAAATTATCAATATTCTCAAGCCCCTCATCGCTTTGGTCAAAAAACCAATAACGATCTTACTTCCTATCACCCTCTTTTTCGCAGGTTGGTGGTTAGGCTTACCTGCAAAACAAGATAATTCTGAAGGAGCATCAGCTTCAGAAAGCAGTCAAGAGTGGACCTGCTCTATGCACCCACAAATCCGTCAGCCCAATTTCGGACTTTGCCCAATCTGCAACATGGATCTCATCCCTCTAGAAGCTGGCAACAGTGATGGCGGTTTACGCGAAATCGCTGTCAGTGCAGAAGCCGCCGCATTACTAGACCTCCGTGTAAGTCCTGTGTTGCGCGCACCTGCCCAAGTTGATGTAAAAATGTTCGGAAAAATCGACTACGATGAGCGCAGCATTGTCACCACTACTGCGCGCATGAGCGGAAGAATTGATCGACTCTTTGCCGACTTCACCGGCACGACTGTGAGTAAAGGTGATGCCATCGCTGAAATTTACAGCCCGGAAATCTACATGGCCCAACAGGAACTCATTCAAGCGGTTCAATCTCTCACCACATCCACGACACCTAATGTTCGCAAGATACGCACCAACTTTCTGACGGCTGCTCGTGAAAAATTGCGTTTACTGGAACTCACAGACCAGCAAATTACCGCGATAGAGAAACAGCAAAAACCCAGTGATCACATCACACTCACTGCCCCCCAGGATGGCATCATCGTAAAGCTCAACGCCAAGGAAGGACAGTATCTTAAAACTGGAGAGCCGCTCTTCAGTATTGCCAGACTTGATTCTGTCTGGCTGAAAATGGAAGCCTATGAGTCTGACCTTCCGTGGTTGCGGTATGCTCAGGATGTCTCCTTCAACGTCGAGGCCATCCCAGGAAAAACCTTCCATGGTCGTATCGCTTTTATCGATCCGCAACTCGACCCACAACGACGAATTGTTAGAATACGTGTCAACGTCGCTAATAAAGATCTGCTGCTAAAACCTGGTATGTTTGCCAACGCTGCAGCACAGTCCAAAGTCGCCCTACACGGTCGCGTGCTTAGCGCTGACCTTGCAGGTAAGTGGATCAGCCCGATGCATCCAGAAATTGTTAAAGACAGCCCCGGCGAGTGCGATATTTGCGGCATGCCGCTCGTCCCCGCAGAGAAATTTGGGTTCGTGGCATCAAGTGAACCTACCGAAAACCCGATCCTCGTACCAGCATCCGCAGTGTTGCGCACAGGTGAACGCGCTATTGTGTATGTGCGAATCCCAGAAAAAGTAGAACCTGTTTTTGAAGGCCGTGAAATCGTATTAGGTCCAAAAACAGGCGATTACTACATCGTCAGTAGTGGTCTCGACGCAGGAGAACTAGTCGTTACCAAAGGAGCCTATAAGCTCGACAGTGAGCTTCAAATCAAAGCGCGTCCATCGATGATGAATCCCGACTCCGGACTGGAGGAGCGTCCCGCCAAACGTGCCGCCGACCAGATCACTGGCCAATGGTCACCTGTATTGCGTGCCTACGGCAAACTTGAACAAAGTATCCAGCAGGGAGATCAAGCCGCTGCCAGCAACCACTTAATTGCTCTACATCATGCACTAAGGCGGATTCAGCATTCTCAACTCCAGCCAAAGGAACTCGCGCTCTGGAAAGAGTTCTCCATGCGATTGGATAACACGCTCACGATTTCAAAGACACGAAAAATGGATCGTTCAACTCTCGCCATCATCCGCGATCAAATGAATAAGACGGGCCGTTATCTTGGATTATCATCAAAAGCTCTTCCTTCCATTTCCCCAGATAAATCGTGGATTACATCACTCAAGGCTACAACAAGTGCTTACCTGTCAGTCAGCAAGGCTCTCGCCGATGATAAACCAGAGGAAGCGATCAAGGCCGCTCCTGCTCTCGCCAGCGCCCTATCCTCACTCCCTGAGGGAGATGAAAAAAAGACTCTCCAACAAGCACTCGTCGCATTTCAAAAAGAGAAGGAGGTCAAGGCATTACGCAAGGCTTTCAAGCCCGTCAGCGACTCATTGATCCGCCTCATTCGACAACATGGAATCGATCACATTGGTAATGTTTATGTCATTCACTGCCCGATGGCGCTCAAAGGCCAGGGAGCCGACTGGCTCTCCGCTGACCCTCAAGTCAGAAACCCATACTTTGGTGATGCCATGTATGATTGCGGATCTGTTACCGACACACTTTCACTTGGAAAGTTAAAGCCTAAAAAAATGGAGCCCATGAAACCTGGTATGGATCACAGTGGTCACTAG